Proteins encoded in a region of the Psychromicrobium lacuslunae genome:
- the tsf gene encoding translation elongation factor Ts produces the protein MANYTAADIKALRERTGAGMMDVKKALDEANGDAEKALELIRIKGLKGATKREGRSTAEGLVAATVQTEGQQSVGVMVEVNCETDFVAKSAPFIEFSNKVLAAAVSSGAEDVDSLLGTDVEGKPLSELVIEAGALLGEKVAVRRLARVAGATVDAYLHKTSKDLPAQVGVLFAVEGEGDEVVAAAHDVAVHIAAYTPNYLNRDEVPAELVESERRIADETARAEGKPEGALAKIVEGRLTGFFKENVLLDQPFAKDAKKSIAQVLEEAKATPVAFARFRVGS, from the coding sequence ATGGCGAACTACACCGCCGCTGATATTAAGGCTCTCCGCGAGCGCACGGGCGCTGGCATGATGGATGTTAAGAAGGCGCTGGACGAGGCTAACGGCGACGCCGAGAAGGCGCTCGAACTGATCCGTATTAAGGGTCTCAAGGGTGCTACTAAGCGCGAAGGCCGCTCCACCGCTGAGGGTCTGGTTGCCGCCACCGTTCAGACCGAAGGTCAGCAGTCGGTCGGCGTAATGGTTGAGGTGAACTGCGAGACTGACTTCGTCGCCAAGTCGGCCCCCTTCATCGAATTCTCCAATAAAGTTTTGGCCGCTGCTGTGAGCTCCGGCGCTGAAGACGTCGATAGCCTGCTGGGCACCGATGTCGAGGGCAAGCCGCTCTCCGAACTGGTGATCGAAGCCGGTGCCCTGCTCGGTGAGAAGGTGGCTGTGCGCCGCTTGGCTCGGGTTGCCGGTGCAACCGTTGATGCTTACCTGCACAAGACGTCGAAGGACCTGCCCGCCCAGGTTGGCGTGCTGTTCGCTGTCGAGGGCGAAGGTGATGAGGTTGTTGCTGCTGCTCACGACGTTGCCGTGCACATTGCTGCTTACACCCCGAACTACCTGAACCGCGACGAGGTTCCTGCGGAACTGGTGGAGAGCGAGCGTCGCATCGCCGATGAGACCGCACGTGCCGAAGGCAAGCCGGAAGGCGCCTTGGCCAAGATCGTTGAAGGCCGGTTGACTGGCTTCTTCAAGGAGAACGTGCTGCTCGACCAGCCGTTCGCTAAGGATGCCAAGAAGAGCATCGCTCAGGTGCTCGAGGAAGCTAAGGCTACGCCGGTTGCTTTCGCCCGGTTCCGAGTCGGCTCCTAA
- a CDS encoding PhzF family phenazine biosynthesis protein: MSEVEAAHSPEIKRYAAFTRQGRGGNPAGVVLNADELDDEARLSLAARLGYSETAFVDHSDAPGHYRLRYFSPQAEVPFCGHATVATAVALSDLNGPGDFSFETLAGKITVQTRAGADGTTATLRSVATHVREVSPDALQAALQSLHWRIEDLDPRYPVRIAFAGNDHLVLAVAHHELLSELDYDYPALESLMAAQGWTTLQLVWAETELLFHARNPFPPGGVVEDPATGAAAAAFGGYLRELGILTPPAKLTIRQGAELGRPSELLVELNPTDSTVRVTGVAAEIKH; this comes from the coding sequence GTGAGCGAAGTTGAAGCCGCCCACTCCCCCGAGATTAAGCGCTACGCGGCATTCACCCGGCAGGGGCGCGGCGGGAATCCGGCGGGCGTGGTGCTGAACGCGGATGAGCTAGATGATGAGGCGCGGCTCAGCTTGGCGGCCCGGCTGGGTTATTCAGAGACCGCCTTTGTGGATCATTCCGATGCACCCGGGCACTACCGTTTGCGTTATTTCAGTCCGCAGGCGGAGGTTCCCTTTTGTGGTCATGCCACCGTGGCCACTGCCGTCGCGCTCAGTGATCTCAACGGACCAGGTGATTTCAGTTTCGAAACGCTGGCCGGGAAGATCACCGTGCAGACCCGCGCTGGCGCTGATGGCACCACCGCGACGCTACGAAGCGTTGCGACCCATGTTCGTGAGGTGAGCCCGGACGCCTTGCAGGCCGCGCTGCAAAGCCTGCACTGGCGAATTGAGGATCTGGACCCAAGATACCCAGTCCGGATCGCTTTCGCTGGGAATGATCACCTGGTACTCGCGGTGGCGCACCACGAACTACTCAGCGAGCTGGATTACGACTATCCGGCCTTGGAAAGCCTGATGGCAGCGCAGGGGTGGACCACTCTACAACTAGTCTGGGCAGAAACTGAGCTACTGTTCCACGCCCGCAATCCCTTCCCTCCGGGAGGCGTGGTGGAAGATCCAGCCACCGGAGCAGCCGCAGCTGCCTTTGGCGGTTATTTACGCGAGCTAGGGATCCTCACACCACCGGCGAAGCTAACCATCCGGCAAGGTGCCGAACTTGGCCGGCCTAGCGAACTGCTCGTTGAACTGAACCCGACTGACTCTACCGTGCGAGTCACCGGGGTGGCCGCAGAAATCAAGCACTGA
- a CDS encoding LysR family transcriptional regulator, whose product MLDPHRLRILRSVIANGSIQAAASHLGYTPSAISQQVALLQRETGLTLFEKAGRGIVPTSYGTALANESDEVIASLGRLAGVVADLREGVTGRLTLGYFSSAGSTWVPWMARKLMDEFPQLRLELNLNELPAGQQPILPDIDVIVQSQYHQRAVPKGYRQLPLADDPYVAVVHRSHRLSGAGEVPLRELREEAWVDNDFVDGHCRQVMMGACDAAGFSPRFLVQAQDHHTAIAFVAAGIGVTILPSLAARKLPEAVCAIPVVDPEPIRQISVLVKDSIAHRPIGKRAVELLHECVTIPLMAS is encoded by the coding sequence ATGTTAGACCCACATCGACTGCGCATTCTGCGATCAGTGATTGCTAATGGTTCGATTCAGGCAGCAGCTTCTCATCTCGGTTACACACCTTCGGCGATCAGTCAGCAGGTGGCTTTGCTGCAGCGTGAGACCGGTCTGACGCTCTTTGAGAAGGCAGGACGCGGTATCGTACCAACCTCCTACGGTACCGCCCTGGCGAATGAGAGTGACGAGGTGATCGCCAGTCTCGGACGGTTGGCCGGGGTGGTTGCCGATTTGCGCGAGGGGGTCACCGGACGCCTCACCTTGGGCTATTTCTCCTCAGCTGGTTCCACCTGGGTGCCGTGGATGGCGCGCAAATTAATGGACGAGTTCCCGCAATTGAGGTTGGAGTTGAACCTCAACGAATTGCCGGCCGGTCAGCAGCCGATCCTGCCAGATATCGACGTCATCGTGCAGTCTCAGTACCATCAGCGAGCCGTTCCTAAGGGGTACCGGCAGCTGCCGCTGGCCGATGATCCTTATGTTGCGGTAGTGCACCGCTCCCATCGGCTTTCGGGTGCAGGCGAGGTGCCGCTGCGCGAATTGCGCGAGGAGGCCTGGGTGGATAACGACTTCGTCGATGGGCATTGCCGTCAGGTGATGATGGGGGCTTGTGATGCGGCAGGTTTCTCGCCGCGATTCCTGGTGCAGGCTCAGGATCATCACACCGCGATCGCTTTCGTGGCTGCGGGGATTGGGGTGACCATCCTGCCTAGCCTGGCGGCCCGCAAGCTGCCAGAAGCAGTTTGCGCTATTCCGGTGGTGGATCCGGAGCCGATCCGGCAAATCTCGGTATTGGTCAAGGACTCTATTGCTCACCGCCCAATTGGTAAGCGAGCGGTTGAGTTGTTACACGAGTGCGTGACCATACCGTTGATGGCAAGCTAA
- a CDS encoding ArsR/SmtB family transcription factor, whose protein sequence is MHQNQLTAEELDRAFAALSDPIRRQIIARLSISDATVNELAAPFDISLQAISKHLQVLQNAGLISRRREAQRRPCHLIRENLAQLTAWINEYSTEQEQKFQRLEALLTNEKD, encoded by the coding sequence ATGCATCAGAACCAGCTTACGGCTGAAGAATTGGATCGAGCCTTTGCAGCATTGAGTGACCCGATCCGTCGCCAGATCATCGCGCGGTTGTCGATTTCCGATGCCACCGTCAATGAGTTGGCCGCACCCTTCGACATCAGCCTGCAAGCGATCTCGAAGCATCTGCAGGTGTTGCAGAACGCCGGTCTGATCAGTCGACGCCGGGAAGCGCAGCGTCGACCATGCCATTTGATCAGAGAAAACCTGGCTCAGCTGACCGCCTGGATCAATGAATACAGCACCGAGCAGGAGCAAAAATTCCAACGACTGGAAGCGCTGCTCACTAACGAAAAGGATTGA
- a CDS encoding SRPBCC family protein: protein MTELQVIAESGTQNITLIRELNAPLARVFEAYTEPELVAQWLGPRRLEMKISEWNAVSGGGYAYLHIDSDGTEYGFRGTFHTVRTDELIIQTFEFLGALDAVSVETASFEDLGEGRTRLTSTATYPSAEVREMMLQSGMADGVKESYERLEELLS from the coding sequence ATGACTGAATTACAAGTTATTGCCGAATCAGGAACCCAGAACATCACCCTGATCCGAGAACTGAACGCCCCGCTCGCGCGGGTGTTTGAGGCGTACACCGAGCCTGAACTGGTCGCGCAGTGGCTTGGCCCGCGTCGTTTAGAGATGAAAATCTCCGAATGGAATGCGGTGAGCGGCGGAGGTTATGCCTATCTTCATATCGATAGCGATGGCACCGAATATGGTTTTCGTGGCACCTTCCACACGGTGCGGACCGATGAACTGATTATCCAGACCTTTGAGTTCTTGGGCGCTCTGGACGCAGTCAGCGTCGAGACCGCGAGCTTCGAGGACCTGGGCGAGGGTCGTACCCGGCTCACTTCGACTGCCACCTATCCCTCTGCCGAGGTACGGGAAATGATGTTGCAGTCGGGGATGGCTGACGGGGTCAAAGAGTCGTACGAACGTCTCGAGGAGCTGCTCAGCTAG
- the pyrH gene encoding UMP kinase: MESSKEPLNIPAKTKRRVLLKLSGEVFGGGKLGVDPATVRGIAEQIARTVGEVEVAVVVGGGNFFRGAELSQSGMDRSRADYMGMLGTVMNCLALQDFLEQAGVETRVQSAITMGQVAEAYIPRRAIRHLEKGRVVIFGAGAGLPYFSTDTVAAQRALEVHADIVLMAKNGVDGVYTADPRKDPAAVKLDRLTYNEALQRDIRVLDQTAFSLCKDNNLSMLVFGMEGDGNVTKAIRGEDLGTLVTP, translated from the coding sequence ATGGAGAGCAGCAAAGAACCCTTGAACATCCCGGCCAAGACTAAACGAAGGGTGCTATTAAAGCTCTCGGGTGAGGTTTTTGGCGGCGGCAAGCTCGGTGTTGATCCGGCAACGGTGCGCGGAATCGCTGAGCAGATCGCGCGAACGGTCGGCGAGGTTGAGGTGGCCGTGGTGGTCGGCGGCGGCAATTTCTTCCGCGGCGCAGAACTTTCGCAATCCGGTATGGACCGTTCACGTGCCGACTATATGGGCATGCTCGGTACCGTGATGAACTGCTTGGCCTTGCAAGATTTCCTTGAACAGGCTGGGGTAGAGACCAGGGTGCAGAGCGCCATCACGATGGGCCAGGTGGCTGAAGCCTATATTCCGAGGCGCGCTATCCGACATCTCGAAAAGGGCCGAGTAGTGATCTTTGGCGCTGGTGCCGGTTTGCCCTATTTTTCCACCGACACGGTCGCCGCGCAGCGGGCACTCGAGGTGCACGCCGATATTGTGCTGATGGCGAAGAACGGCGTGGATGGCGTCTATACGGCTGACCCGAGGAAAGACCCCGCCGCGGTCAAGCTGGACCGCTTGACCTATAACGAGGCATTACAGCGCGACATTAGGGTGCTTGACCAGACCGCGTTCAGCCTCTGCAAGGACAATAATCTCTCCATGCTGGTCTTTGGTATGGAGGGCGATGGTAATGTCACCAAGGCAATTCGGGGAGAAGACTTAGGAACCCTGGTCACGCCGTAG
- the frr gene encoding ribosome recycling factor: MIEETLLEAEEKMDKAVEVAKEDFSSVRTGRANPGLFAKVMVEYYGTPTPLQQLASFSVPEARTLLISPYDRSALADIEKALSNSEVGANPSNDGNVIRVVIPELTEERRRDYVKIVRAKGEDAKVSIRNIRRKAKETLDKIVKDGEAGEDEGARAEKELDGLTKSHTDNIDELLKRKEAELLEV; this comes from the coding sequence GTGATTGAAGAAACCCTACTCGAGGCCGAAGAGAAGATGGACAAGGCCGTTGAAGTAGCCAAAGAGGACTTCAGCTCGGTACGCACCGGGCGAGCCAACCCCGGCCTCTTCGCCAAGGTGATGGTTGAGTACTACGGCACGCCGACGCCTTTGCAGCAGCTCGCTTCGTTCTCAGTCCCCGAAGCGCGCACCTTATTGATCAGTCCCTATGATCGCAGCGCGCTCGCTGATATTGAGAAAGCACTGAGTAACTCTGAGGTCGGCGCAAATCCCTCAAATGATGGCAATGTTATCCGTGTGGTGATCCCCGAGCTCACCGAAGAGCGTCGTCGTGACTATGTGAAGATCGTGCGAGCCAAGGGCGAGGACGCCAAGGTCTCGATCCGCAACATCCGCCGCAAAGCCAAAGAAACCCTGGACAAAATTGTCAAGGATGGCGAAGCTGGCGAGGATGAGGGTGCGCGGGCTGAGAAGGAACTTGACGGCCTCACCAAGTCGCATACCGATAACATCGACGAATTGCTCAAGCGCAAAGAAGCCGAACTGCTCGAGGTCTGA
- a CDS encoding phosphatidate cytidylyltransferase, giving the protein MALPSKAAEEPPPAEPEKTSRAGRNLPAAIGVGLPLLIVVLGGLLFYPPAFLAMVVLAAALGVWELSRALLQRGVAVPLLPIMVGVLAMPVSAYYVGTEGLLFALVACSLAVLVWRTLDPVPGAGQSIFAGTFILAWVPFLLSFSVLILREPNHLASVLELQSWPAGQGALQVSTMLLLTVASDTFGYLVGALFGKHPMAPKISPKKSWEGFAGSVLGALIIGVLAAIFLLDRPFWFGIVLAVAIVAAGTAGDLAESMVKRELGVKDMSSILPGHGGIMDRLDSILFAAPMAFLVFAALGLL; this is encoded by the coding sequence CTGGCACTGCCGAGCAAAGCGGCGGAGGAACCCCCGCCAGCCGAGCCAGAAAAGACATCGCGGGCCGGCCGTAACTTACCGGCCGCGATCGGGGTCGGCCTACCGCTACTCATTGTGGTGCTTGGTGGCTTGTTGTTTTACCCACCGGCCTTCCTGGCCATGGTCGTACTGGCCGCTGCCCTTGGCGTCTGGGAACTGAGCCGAGCGCTGTTGCAACGAGGCGTCGCGGTGCCACTGCTGCCCATTATGGTCGGTGTGCTAGCGATGCCGGTCTCGGCTTATTATGTGGGCACTGAGGGGCTCTTATTCGCCTTGGTCGCCTGTTCGCTAGCGGTCCTGGTATGGCGCACCCTCGACCCGGTCCCCGGAGCCGGTCAGAGCATCTTCGCCGGTACCTTCATACTGGCTTGGGTACCTTTTTTGCTGAGTTTCTCGGTGTTGATTTTGCGTGAGCCGAACCATCTCGCCAGTGTACTGGAACTGCAGAGCTGGCCTGCTGGACAAGGAGCTCTGCAGGTATCCACCATGTTGCTGCTGACAGTCGCCAGCGATACCTTCGGGTATCTGGTGGGAGCACTTTTCGGCAAGCATCCGATGGCACCGAAAATCAGCCCCAAAAAGTCCTGGGAGGGCTTCGCAGGTTCGGTACTTGGTGCGCTCATCATTGGTGTACTGGCAGCGATTTTCCTGCTCGATAGGCCCTTCTGGTTCGGCATCGTGCTAGCGGTGGCCATAGTTGCCGCTGGCACCGCAGGCGATTTGGCCGAGTCGATGGTGAAGCGCGAGCTTGGCGTCAAAGACATGTCTAGCATCCTGCCGGGTCATGGCGGAATCATGGATCGTCTGGATTCGATTCTTTTTGCCGCCCCGATGGCATTCCTGGTTTTTGCCGCGCTTGGGCTGCTTTAG
- a CDS encoding DivIVA domain-containing protein: MTQQRTSTAPFARVDRASYGYNTKQVDQFLAKARAIYTSTEQSPKSLSSRDVREMTFDAVRGGYQPQEVDAALDRLEDVFAQQERDALIAAKGEDAWLAQIGRLSGVLRARLHRPDGERFRRPRRNARSYQTADVDALCHQLLDYFEQDKPLSVDTVRRAVFGSARGKEGYEEQQVDAFLDRVIELMAAID, encoded by the coding sequence ATTACACAACAACGGACCTCGACGGCACCGTTTGCCCGGGTCGACCGGGCCAGTTATGGCTATAACACCAAGCAAGTCGACCAGTTCCTGGCAAAGGCGCGGGCTATTTACACCTCCACCGAGCAGTCGCCGAAGTCGCTGAGCTCTCGCGATGTGCGGGAAATGACCTTTGATGCGGTGCGCGGCGGTTACCAGCCGCAGGAAGTGGATGCGGCTCTTGACCGGCTAGAGGACGTTTTTGCTCAACAAGAACGTGACGCTTTGATTGCCGCTAAAGGTGAGGACGCCTGGCTCGCTCAGATCGGTCGGCTCTCTGGGGTGTTACGGGCGCGTCTGCACCGTCCGGATGGCGAACGTTTTAGACGACCGCGTCGGAATGCTCGGAGCTATCAGACCGCCGATGTCGATGCTTTATGTCACCAGCTGCTCGACTACTTTGAGCAGGATAAACCGTTGAGCGTGGATACCGTTAGGCGTGCGGTCTTTGGCTCAGCGCGCGGCAAAGAAGGCTACGAGGAACAGCAAGTTGACGCTTTTCTGGATCGGGTCATCGAGTTGATGGCCGCGATCGACTGA
- a CDS encoding cation acetate symporter, which translates to MNPLSITTIGLVALATVVVGVFGLRISRTTSDFYVASRTVKPWWNASAIGGEYLSAASYLGVAGLILLSGPDGLWYPVGYTAGYLMLLLFVAAPLRRSGAYTIPDFAEFRLASQSVRKVTSCCVILICWLYLVPQLQGAALTVSITAGLPSWLGPLIVISVVCVVVMTGGMRSITFVQAFQFWLKFTALAVPTVFLLIVLMGNPQSPEQAADAFQMASIQGASSPLRTISLMIGLLFGTLGLPHVLVRFYTNPDGHSARRTTLIVLPLLCLFYLLPTTLGTLGRMHPTGGKADATVLLLPSQLLPGPVGQALTALVIAGAFAAFLSCSSGLLVSLAGVVSQDLFGGSVRGFRLAAGIGSLVPLAVSLFADSSALASSIGAVFAFTASTLCPLLLLGIWWRGLTDVGAIVGIAVGAVLCGGALLFGGLFAIGVSPSAGVVADLLAQPAIVTVPAAFLAMIVVSKLTPHRLHSSVAKILARLHTPESLKAAELSRSRPSTR; encoded by the coding sequence ATGAATCCGCTCAGCATCACCACCATCGGATTGGTGGCGCTGGCAACGGTAGTGGTTGGCGTCTTCGGGCTACGCATCTCTCGGACCACCAGTGACTTCTACGTCGCCTCACGCACCGTTAAACCCTGGTGGAATGCCTCAGCCATTGGGGGTGAATACCTTTCCGCAGCCAGTTACTTGGGGGTCGCTGGTCTGATCCTGCTCTCCGGCCCTGACGGTCTGTGGTACCCGGTGGGATACACCGCCGGGTACTTAATGTTGTTGCTCTTCGTGGCCGCGCCGCTACGCCGCTCCGGCGCCTACACCATTCCGGACTTTGCCGAATTCCGGCTGGCATCCCAGTCGGTTCGCAAGGTGACCAGTTGCTGCGTGATCTTAATCTGCTGGTTGTACCTCGTTCCGCAATTGCAGGGCGCGGCTCTCACTGTGAGTATCACCGCCGGGCTACCGAGCTGGTTAGGACCGCTGATCGTGATCTCGGTGGTCTGCGTCGTGGTGATGACCGGTGGCATGCGCTCCATTACTTTCGTCCAGGCCTTCCAGTTCTGGCTAAAATTCACCGCGTTGGCGGTGCCTACGGTCTTCTTGCTGATTGTGTTGATGGGTAATCCGCAAAGTCCTGAGCAGGCGGCTGATGCCTTCCAGATGGCAAGCATCCAGGGAGCAAGCAGCCCCTTGCGGACTATTTCCCTAATGATTGGCTTGCTCTTTGGCACCCTCGGACTACCGCATGTGCTGGTGCGCTTCTACACCAATCCGGATGGCCATTCCGCGCGTCGCACTACTCTCATCGTGCTGCCGTTACTCTGCCTGTTCTATCTATTGCCCACCACGCTTGGCACCCTCGGCCGGATGCACCCCACCGGAGGTAAAGCCGATGCCACCGTGTTGTTGCTGCCTTCGCAGCTACTACCCGGACCAGTCGGCCAAGCGCTGACCGCACTGGTGATTGCCGGGGCTTTCGCGGCTTTCCTTTCCTGTTCCTCTGGACTCCTAGTGTCATTGGCTGGTGTCGTGAGCCAAGACCTCTTCGGCGGAAGCGTGCGTGGTTTCAGGTTGGCCGCGGGGATCGGTTCCTTGGTTCCGCTCGCGGTCTCACTGTTCGCTGATTCCAGTGCGCTGGCGAGCAGCATTGGTGCCGTCTTCGCGTTCACCGCCTCGACTCTGTGCCCGCTCTTGCTACTTGGCATCTGGTGGCGTGGGCTGACCGATGTGGGCGCCATTGTCGGCATTGCGGTGGGAGCAGTGCTGTGCGGCGGTGCCTTACTCTTCGGTGGTCTATTCGCCATCGGTGTGTCGCCATCCGCTGGCGTTGTGGCCGATTTATTGGCGCAGCCCGCTATTGTGACGGTGCCTGCGGCTTTTCTCGCGATGATTGTGGTGTCGAAGCTGACGCCACATCGCTTGCATAGTTCGGTGGCGAAAATTCTCGCTCGATTGCATACTCCGGAATCGCTGAAAGCGGCCGAACTCAGTCGATCGCGGCCATCAACTCGATGA
- a CDS encoding LytR/AlgR family response regulator transcription factor has protein sequence MVSVDSTPAEGLQVVVADDEQPAVDELSYLLAKDPRIGRIYPANSATEALQLLEAHPVDALFLDIHMPGLGGLELGRVISRFAKRHQPAVVFVTADEEMALEAFELAALDYLLKPVRLERLKATVQRIIEQLRPRSETEELTSSGELITVDQAGVTKMIRRSEVRYVQAQGDYARLHTPDGSYLIRVPLSELAEQWQPAGFLRVHRSYLVAMSHVQQVRLSKGSASVSIGESQLPVSRSHLPELRERMSANRLRPRG, from the coding sequence ATGGTCAGTGTGGACAGCACCCCGGCGGAGGGCTTGCAGGTGGTAGTAGCCGACGACGAGCAACCCGCCGTCGACGAGTTGAGCTACCTGCTTGCCAAGGACCCGCGAATTGGCCGAATTTATCCGGCTAATAGTGCCACCGAAGCCCTGCAACTTCTCGAAGCACACCCGGTCGACGCGCTTTTTCTGGATATCCACATGCCTGGGCTTGGGGGCTTGGAGCTGGGTAGGGTGATTAGCCGCTTTGCCAAACGGCATCAGCCGGCCGTGGTTTTCGTGACCGCCGATGAGGAAATGGCCCTAGAAGCTTTCGAGTTGGCCGCGCTGGACTATCTGCTCAAACCGGTGCGATTGGAAAGGCTGAAGGCCACCGTACAGCGGATTATTGAACAGCTGAGGCCCCGGTCCGAGACTGAGGAATTGACTAGCAGTGGGGAGCTGATTACCGTCGACCAGGCCGGGGTCACCAAAATGATCCGCCGCTCAGAGGTGCGTTATGTGCAGGCCCAAGGCGATTACGCGCGGCTGCACACCCCTGATGGCAGTTATCTGATCCGAGTGCCCTTGAGTGAATTGGCTGAGCAATGGCAGCCCGCTGGCTTTCTCCGGGTGCACCGTTCCTACCTAGTTGCGATGAGTCATGTGCAACAAGTTCGGCTGAGCAAAGGTAGCGCTTCGGTCAGCATCGGCGAAAGCCAGTTGCCGGTCAGTCGAAGCCATCTGCCGGAATTGCGCGAACGGATGTCTGCCAATCGCTTAAGGCCACGCGGATGA
- a CDS encoding histidine kinase, whose amino-acid sequence MPEPTFAVIALLIGLAILATLLALLGFRLSRSHRELGSDADRASYTTLHLAARAGEQLRAGLQPGSAAKAAKQLRALLGCDALAISDTEQMLAWDGTPLALERGFSESFALAQKTLQSGRSQVFRFPYRGSDAAVQALDERLTKMGLRAAVVVPIRLDQRVIGTLSALSSSSSSTKSAPSAGLVRAANEVADWVAGQLQLAELSASKTLLMEAEVRALRAQISPHFIYNSLNAIASYVITDPERARELLVEFADFTRYSFRRHGDFTTVAEELRSIDRYLLLERARFGDRLQVSLQIGPEVLSTLIPFLSLQPLVENAVQHGIEAKAGVGHIKITAQDSGAYAQITIEDDGVGMDPAQLAAVLAGQAEGDHIGLRNVDARLRQVYGEDHGLVVDTGPDAGTLITLRIPKFQPEHSLD is encoded by the coding sequence ATGCCGGAGCCCACCTTCGCTGTCATTGCGTTGCTCATTGGCTTAGCCATCCTGGCAACTCTCTTGGCGCTGCTGGGATTTCGACTTTCCCGTTCGCATCGGGAGCTCGGCAGCGACGCTGACCGAGCCAGTTACACCACCCTGCATCTGGCCGCCCGGGCGGGTGAGCAGCTGCGCGCCGGACTACAGCCTGGCAGCGCGGCCAAAGCCGCAAAACAGCTACGCGCTCTGCTCGGTTGCGATGCCTTAGCTATCTCCGATACCGAGCAGATGCTGGCCTGGGACGGCACCCCACTGGCCCTTGAGCGCGGCTTCTCGGAGAGCTTCGCACTAGCCCAAAAGACCTTGCAGAGCGGCCGGAGCCAGGTTTTTCGGTTTCCCTATCGAGGATCCGATGCCGCTGTCCAAGCGCTCGATGAACGACTCACCAAAATGGGTCTACGGGCCGCCGTGGTGGTGCCGATCCGCTTAGACCAGCGAGTGATCGGCACCTTGAGCGCGCTGAGCAGCTCGTCGAGTTCCACGAAATCCGCTCCTTCCGCGGGACTGGTCCGAGCCGCCAATGAAGTCGCGGACTGGGTGGCCGGGCAACTTCAACTAGCCGAACTTTCGGCCTCGAAAACCTTGCTCATGGAGGCTGAAGTGCGCGCACTACGTGCCCAGATCAGTCCACACTTCATCTATAACTCGCTCAATGCGATTGCCTCTTATGTGATCACCGATCCAGAACGCGCCCGGGAGCTGCTTGTCGAATTCGCCGACTTCACCCGCTACTCGTTCCGGCGACATGGCGACTTCACCACGGTTGCCGAAGAACTCCGCTCAATCGACCGCTACCTTTTGCTGGAGCGGGCTCGATTTGGTGACCGGCTGCAGGTCAGCCTGCAAATTGGTCCCGAGGTATTAAGCACCCTGATCCCCTTCCTCAGCTTGCAACCCTTGGTGGAGAACGCGGTGCAGCACGGCATTGAAGCAAAAGCTGGGGTGGGACACATTAAGATCACCGCACAGGATTCTGGTGCCTATGCCCAGATCACCATAGAAGACGACGGCGTCGGCATGGACCCAGCGCAACTCGCGGCTGTGCTGGCCGGCCAGGCCGAGGGTGACCATATTGGTTTGCGCAATGTGGATGCCAGGCTGCGGCAAGTTTATGGTGAGGACCACGGACTGGTAGTGGATACCGGACCGGATGCTGGCACTCTGATTACGCTCCGAATCCCGAAATTTCAGCCAGAACATTCCCTGGACTGA
- a CDS encoding DUF485 domain-containing protein codes for MAQPSQLADSGAVAPDFVAIQGEERFQRLRRRHRSFVFPLAVIFLLWYFLYVLLADYAHGFMSIKVFGSINIGLIFGLLQFVTTFGITTWYVIYSNRKLDPLAVEIREEIENNTIAGERGSGAPESGEVR; via the coding sequence ATGGCTCAGCCAAGTCAGCTCGCGGATTCCGGAGCTGTCGCTCCGGATTTTGTCGCGATTCAGGGTGAGGAACGATTCCAGCGGTTGCGGAGACGGCATCGCAGCTTTGTCTTCCCGCTCGCGGTGATTTTTCTGCTCTGGTACTTTCTGTATGTTTTGCTCGCCGATTACGCGCATGGCTTCATGTCGATCAAAGTGTTCGGCTCAATCAATATTGGGCTGATTTTTGGCCTGCTCCAGTTTGTCACCACCTTCGGCATCACCACCTGGTACGTCATCTATTCGAATCGAAAACTCGATCCGTTGGCCGTTGAAATACGGGAGGAAATCGAAAATAACACCATTGCTGGGGAGCGCGGTAGTGGAGCTCCGGAATCGGGGGAGGTGCGCTGA